Proteins co-encoded in one Halococcoides cellulosivorans genomic window:
- a CDS encoding ABC transporter ATP-binding protein — MSLALDGLAIAYPDARIGPIDLTVPSGVTAVLGPSGAGKSTLLELIAGFETPDSGTITLDGARLDGRPPERRPVGMVFQDDALFPHRSVRENIAFGAAESVDTAAIAERFEIGELLDRDPATLSGGESRRVALARTLASDPDALLLDEPLASLDAPIRRRLRRDLAARLAALDVPVVYVTHDQREAAVVGDRLAVLFDGTLHQVGPTDRVFDRPATERVARFLGHSVVEGQVVSRDPPRIDCGPTTVRASMVASGPAVSVALDPSAVDLRPADPSSDDSAAASNRLDGEIDRIVDRQTDTIATISVPGLGPIEARVGRSRADELSEGEDCVVAIDPGDIVPIE; from the coding sequence ATGAGCCTCGCACTCGACGGTCTGGCGATCGCATACCCCGACGCCCGGATCGGGCCGATCGATCTGACGGTTCCGTCCGGCGTGACCGCGGTTCTCGGGCCCTCGGGGGCGGGCAAGTCCACGCTGTTGGAACTGATCGCGGGGTTCGAGACGCCCGACAGCGGGACGATCACGCTCGACGGGGCGCGCCTCGACGGTCGACCACCCGAACGGCGACCCGTCGGGATGGTCTTTCAGGACGACGCGCTCTTCCCCCACCGCTCGGTCCGCGAAAACATCGCGTTCGGGGCGGCGGAGAGCGTCGATACCGCCGCCATCGCCGAGCGATTCGAGATCGGAGAGTTGCTCGATCGCGATCCGGCGACGCTCTCGGGCGGGGAATCACGACGCGTCGCGCTCGCCCGGACGCTCGCGAGCGACCCCGACGCCCTTTTGCTCGACGAACCGCTCGCGAGTCTCGACGCCCCGATCCGGCGTCGCCTGCGGCGTGACCTCGCCGCCCGACTCGCCGCACTCGACGTCCCGGTCGTCTACGTCACCCACGATCAACGGGAGGCGGCGGTCGTCGGTGATCGTCTCGCCGTCCTGTTCGACGGGACACTCCACCAGGTTGGGCCGACCGATCGGGTGTTCGACCGGCCGGCGACCGAGCGCGTGGCTCGCTTTCTGGGCCACAGCGTCGTCGAGGGACAGGTCGTGTCGCGAGACCCGCCCCGGATCGACTGTGGCCCCACGACGGTGCGGGCCTCGATGGTGGCGAGCGGACCCGCGGTGTCGGTCGCACTCGACCCATCGGCGGTCGACCTCCGACCGGCGGACCCGTCGAGCGACGACTCAGCGGCCGCGAGTAATCGCCTCGATGGGGAGATCGATCGAATCGTCGACCGCCAGACCGACACGATTGCGACGATATCGGTGCCCGGCCTCGGGCCGATCGAGGCTCGCGTAGGCCGATCGCGGGCCGACGAACTCAGCGAGGGTGAGGACTGTGTGGTCGCGATCGATCCGGGCGACATCGTCCCGATCGAGTAG
- a CDS encoding aldo/keto reductase: protein MEFRELGSTGHELSAVGLGTWNIGGAAWGDVDDATGREVIRTALDSGVTFVDTADVYGDGRSESHIGAVLDDPEYDRDDVFVATKAGRRLDPHEPAGYDREHLERFVDRSLDNLGTDTLDLLQLHCPPTEVYYQPETFEALDALQREGKIGHYGVSVEKVEEGLKAIEYDGVESVQIIFNMFRQRPADLFFDEAARRDVGVIARVPLASGLLTGAIDRDTEFPDDDHRNFNRDGEAFDRGETFAGLPFEDGLDAVEAVEQYVPEDLTLAQTALRWILDFDAVTSVIPGSTSPEHIQENVAVADRRPLDHRVHGAIRDIYEESVYDAVHQRW, encoded by the coding sequence ATGGAGTTTCGCGAACTCGGTTCGACCGGACACGAACTCTCGGCCGTCGGCCTCGGCACCTGGAACATCGGCGGCGCGGCCTGGGGCGACGTAGACGACGCGACTGGCCGCGAGGTGATCCGGACGGCACTCGATTCGGGTGTGACGTTCGTCGACACCGCCGACGTCTACGGCGACGGACGGAGCGAGTCACACATCGGTGCGGTCCTCGACGACCCCGAGTACGATCGCGACGACGTGTTCGTCGCGACGAAGGCGGGCCGACGCCTCGACCCTCACGAGCCAGCGGGATACGATCGCGAGCACCTCGAACGGTTCGTCGATCGATCGCTGGACAACCTCGGGACGGACACGCTGGATCTGTTGCAGTTGCACTGCCCACCGACGGAGGTGTACTATCAACCCGAGACGTTCGAGGCACTCGACGCGCTCCAGCGTGAGGGCAAGATCGGCCACTACGGGGTGAGTGTCGAGAAAGTCGAGGAAGGCCTGAAGGCCATCGAGTACGATGGCGTCGAGTCCGTCCAGATCATCTTCAACATGTTTCGCCAGCGGCCCGCCGACCTCTTTTTCGACGAGGCTGCCCGGCGCGACGTGGGCGTGATCGCGCGCGTTCCACTCGCGAGCGGTCTGCTCACCGGTGCGATCGATCGCGACACGGAGTTCCCCGACGACGACCATCGGAACTTCAACCGCGACGGCGAGGCGTTCGACCGTGGCGAGACCTTCGCGGGCCTGCCGTTCGAGGACGGTCTCGACGCCGTCGAGGCCGTCGAACAGTACGTGCCCGAGGATCTCACGCTCGCCCAGACCGCACTCCGGTGGATTCTGGATTTCGACGCCGTGACGTCCGTGATTCCGGGGTCGACCTCGCCCGAGCACATCCAAGAGAACGTCGCCGTCGCGGATCGCCGCCCGCTCGATCACCGGGTCCACGGTGCGATTCGGGATATCTACGAGGAATCGGTCTACGACGCCGTCCACCAGCGCTGGTGA
- a CDS encoding DUF7847 domain-containing protein: protein MAVIRSLKDAIGVLSENTILFAVGLMMAALVLPQTLMSQIGVPVLPFFLTIATFFVSIFILAGLYAMAYEGLHRGTTSLETFKQMGKDRYLPLLGGTLIEVVIGFVFVFVASMILVFTVGFAIASAFSGTGGEPELAALTGGGAIVGIAVAGVVLLIYALFMFFVQFYRIAIVVDKSNVIEGYKKSAALVRHNFLYTIGYSLINLGIAFLISLPIIVIGVAPFALAYSSAGPSSIDLMTSSIVASLGITAYSFVIQIIMVPFRGTFAVSFYDRHKPGA, encoded by the coding sequence ATGGCCGTCATTCGATCACTCAAAGACGCTATCGGTGTGTTGTCCGAAAACACGATCCTGTTCGCCGTCGGGCTCATGATGGCCGCGCTGGTCCTTCCCCAGACGCTCATGAGTCAGATCGGCGTTCCGGTACTCCCGTTTTTCCTCACGATCGCCACGTTCTTCGTGTCGATTTTCATTCTCGCCGGCCTCTATGCAATGGCCTACGAGGGCCTCCACCGCGGAACGACCTCACTGGAGACGTTCAAACAGATGGGGAAAGACCGCTATCTACCGTTGCTCGGTGGGACGCTCATCGAGGTGGTCATCGGGTTCGTGTTCGTTTTTGTCGCGTCGATGATTTTGGTCTTTACCGTCGGCTTCGCCATCGCCTCGGCGTTCAGCGGGACCGGTGGTGAACCAGAACTGGCCGCACTCACCGGTGGTGGGGCGATCGTCGGGATCGCAGTCGCTGGCGTGGTGCTGCTCATCTACGCGCTGTTCATGTTTTTCGTCCAGTTCTATCGGATCGCGATCGTCGTCGACAAGAGTAATGTAATCGAAGGATACAAGAAAAGCGCCGCGCTCGTCCGTCACAACTTCCTCTATACGATCGGCTACTCGCTGATCAATCTCGGCATCGCGTTTCTGATCTCGCTGCCGATTATCGTCATCGGTGTCGCCCCCTTCGCCCTCGCGTATTCCAGTGCGGGCCCATCGAGCATCGATCTGATGACGTCGTCGATCGTCGCGTCGCTCGGGATCACCGCCTACAGTTTCGTTATTCAGATCATCATGGTGCCGTTCCGCGGGACGTTCGCCGTCTCCTTTTACGATCGTCACAAACCCGGCGCCTGA
- a CDS encoding tyrosine--tRNA ligase: MTADSLVAAAEEVVTDEEFDALCADPEGKRVYVGYEPSGVLHVGHLITANALLDLQAAGFEVVVLLADVHAYLNGKGTFDEIRETAERMREQFLAYGLDDEATEFVFGSEFQFDDDYVLDCFQLATTTSLNRSQRAMAELQSGQTASVGHVFYPLMQALDIVYLDVDLAVGGLDQRKVHMLARDELPEVGYDAPTCLHTPIVGDLATGEGKMSSSEGTTISMEDDRATIEQKVGDAFCPPERDPEGDLVNPVLELFEYQVFPRFETVVVERPDQYGGDLEYDEYEDLATDLDSGELHPQDAKDALAEYLDRLIAPGRERLAELRA; the protein is encoded by the coding sequence ATGACAGCCGATTCGCTCGTGGCCGCCGCCGAGGAGGTCGTCACCGACGAGGAGTTCGACGCGCTCTGTGCCGATCCCGAGGGCAAGCGCGTCTACGTCGGGTACGAACCCTCCGGCGTGCTCCACGTGGGCCACCTGATCACCGCGAACGCACTGCTCGACCTGCAGGCGGCTGGCTTCGAGGTCGTCGTCTTGCTCGCGGACGTTCACGCCTACCTCAACGGCAAGGGCACGTTCGACGAGATTCGAGAGACCGCCGAGCGCATGCGCGAGCAGTTTCTGGCCTACGGCCTCGACGACGAGGCGACGGAGTTCGTCTTCGGGTCGGAGTTCCAGTTCGACGACGATTACGTCCTCGACTGTTTCCAGCTCGCGACGACGACATCACTCAATCGCTCTCAGCGTGCGATGGCCGAACTCCAGAGCGGCCAGACCGCCAGCGTCGGCCACGTGTTCTACCCGCTGATGCAGGCGCTCGACATCGTCTATCTCGACGTCGATCTGGCGGTCGGTGGCCTCGACCAACGCAAGGTCCACATGCTCGCGCGCGACGAGTTGCCCGAGGTGGGCTACGACGCCCCGACCTGTCTGCACACCCCGATCGTCGGCGATCTGGCGACTGGCGAGGGGAAGATGTCCAGTAGCGAGGGGACCACAATTTCGATGGAGGACGACCGCGCGACGATCGAGCAGAAAGTCGGCGACGCCTTCTGCCCGCCCGAGCGCGACCCCGAGGGCGATCTGGTCAATCCCGTGCTCGAACTGTTCGAGTACCAGGTGTTCCCACGATTCGAGACGGTCGTCGTCGAACGGCCCGACCAGTACGGCGGCGATCTGGAGTACGACGAGTACGAGGACCTCGCGACCGATCTGGATTCGGGCGAGTTGCACCCCCAGGACGCCAAAGACGCACTCGCGGAGTATCTCGATCGCCTGATCGCGCCCGGGCGGGAGCGGTTGGCCGAACTCCGGGCGTGA
- a CDS encoding metal-dependent hydrolase produces MSSLLVHMALAGLFTAALLGEEFDGRALGVAVLAVALVDMDVFLSPVIQSAHRAAGHTLVWPALFAVGVLVVSRIGVPEPAREDIGRSMFERLRERWASFVRRVVAARTPRRLRLGWLVVAVVVFAGIGPDLFSNGVNLFWPIHDQFYTLNGEIELSTTRGIVQTVVDLSPDPTQPASTTQNTFYSTGVDPTPGAEPANVERTFPIAWSGLEILLMIASATIVSVRLALARRRR; encoded by the coding sequence ATGTCGTCGTTGCTGGTGCATATGGCACTCGCGGGGCTGTTCACCGCGGCGCTGCTCGGCGAGGAGTTCGACGGGCGCGCGCTCGGCGTCGCCGTGCTCGCCGTCGCCCTCGTCGACATGGACGTGTTCCTCTCGCCGGTGATCCAGAGCGCTCACCGTGCCGCTGGGCACACGCTCGTCTGGCCGGCGCTGTTCGCGGTTGGCGTGCTCGTCGTGAGTCGCATCGGGGTGCCCGAACCAGCGCGAGAGGACATCGGCAGATCGATGTTCGAGCGACTCCGCGAGCGCTGGGCGTCGTTCGTCCGCCGAGTCGTCGCCGCCCGAACGCCGCGCCGCCTTCGCCTGGGGTGGCTCGTCGTCGCCGTCGTCGTCTTTGCCGGCATCGGCCCGGACCTGTTCTCGAACGGCGTGAACCTGTTCTGGCCGATCCACGACCAGTTCTACACCCTTAACGGTGAGATCGAACTCTCGACCACGCGGGGGATCGTCCAGACGGTGGTGGATCTCTCGCCCGACCCGACCCAACCGGCCTCGACGACTCAGAACACCTTCTACAGCACGGGCGTCGACCCGACGCCCGGTGCGGAACCTGCGAACGTCGAGCGGACCTTTCCGATCGCGTGGTCGGGCCTGGAGATCCTCCTCATGATCGCGAGTGCGACGATCGTGAGTGTTCGACTCGCACTCGCTCGCCGACGGCGCTGA
- a CDS encoding helix-turn-helix domain-containing protein, with the protein MDGDADRLAERIAGEIALSDDPGGTLRKWRTDFEISQTDLAAELDVSPSVISDYEGGRRDPGIGVVRRTVAALIAIDRERGGRHVRRSARVRSAGFDRAIVHDLREYAARMRTETYFDRLGVTPVTDPSGGVAGHTVIDSIEAITRLSSEEFYRLYGRSTTRAMIFTNVTRGESPLVAIRVVSPTPDAVILHGIDSDEVWEHAADLARIDGYALGVSDAPLEEFLDRLAEIE; encoded by the coding sequence ATGGACGGCGACGCCGACCGACTCGCCGAGCGCATCGCCGGCGAGATCGCACTCAGTGACGACCCCGGCGGGACCCTCCGGAAGTGGCGGACCGATTTCGAAATCTCACAGACCGATCTCGCCGCCGAACTCGACGTCTCGCCGTCGGTGATCTCCGATTACGAGGGCGGGCGACGCGACCCGGGCATCGGCGTCGTCCGCCGGACCGTCGCGGCGCTGATCGCCATCGATCGCGAGCGCGGTGGCCGCCACGTCCGCCGCTCCGCGCGCGTGCGCTCGGCGGGGTTCGATCGCGCGATCGTTCACGACCTCCGGGAGTACGCCGCGCGCATGCGCACCGAGACGTACTTCGATCGGCTTGGCGTGACGCCCGTGACCGACCCCTCGGGTGGGGTCGCGGGCCACACCGTCATCGACAGCATCGAGGCGATCACGCGACTCTCCAGCGAGGAGTTCTACCGGCTGTACGGCCGCTCGACCACGCGCGCGATGATCTTCACGAACGTCACCCGTGGGGAGTCACCGCTGGTCGCGATCCGGGTGGTCTCGCCGACGCCCGACGCGGTGATCCTCCACGGGATCGATAGCGACGAGGTCTGGGAGCACGCTGCCGACCTCGCGCGCATCGACGGCTACGCGCTCGGTGTCTCGGACGCGCCACTGGAGGAATTTCTGGATCGTCTCGCCGAGATCGAATAG
- the hmgB gene encoding hydroxymethylglutaryl-CoA synthase encodes MPTGIDGVEIRTGNLKLDLAETFAPEKDDDPAKYTKGLGLHASSFPDTYEDIVTMAANAAKRLMERKGLQPDDIGRIDVATESAFDHAKPVSTYVAGCLEQVFEGDFHHANKGERKFACIAGTQALDDAVNWIEAGKNRGRAALVIATDTALYERGDSGEATQGAGAVAMLVDEDPDLVTVDPDQGYGSADETDFLKPNQQFPSVDGKRSMQVYLARMREALTDFERSWGDTHPDQFALVPFHTPFPGMVRKAAVLGFRHLMRGTDIEDALESEIGRQPRRDDFADDEAFMDALSEYTDALGETDRYAEWYDDTIESTLAISRHVGNWYTGSVHLARAAGLREAAQAGVDLAGEHLLVASYGSGAQAEIHAETVQDGWEAEIEQLNVEDQLDDRYDISWSEYETIHEVHDYDETTDVDPFTTPSREFVFDGWGRMGERKYTYVE; translated from the coding sequence ATGCCAACAGGGATCGACGGCGTCGAGATTCGGACCGGCAATCTGAAACTCGACCTCGCAGAGACGTTCGCGCCCGAGAAAGACGACGACCCCGCGAAATACACGAAGGGGCTCGGTCTGCACGCGAGTTCCTTCCCGGACACCTACGAGGACATCGTCACGATGGCGGCGAACGCAGCGAAACGCCTGATGGAGCGCAAAGGCCTTCAGCCGGACGACATCGGGCGGATCGACGTGGCGACCGAGTCGGCGTTCGACCACGCCAAACCCGTCTCGACGTACGTCGCTGGCTGTCTCGAACAGGTCTTCGAGGGTGATTTCCACCACGCGAACAAAGGCGAGCGCAAGTTCGCCTGTATCGCCGGCACTCAAGCCCTGGACGACGCCGTCAACTGGATCGAAGCGGGCAAGAATCGCGGGCGAGCGGCACTCGTCATCGCGACCGACACCGCGCTGTACGAACGCGGTGATTCGGGCGAGGCGACCCAGGGCGCGGGCGCGGTCGCGATGCTCGTCGACGAGGACCCCGATCTAGTGACGGTCGACCCCGATCAGGGCTACGGCAGCGCCGACGAGACGGACTTTCTCAAGCCCAATCAGCAGTTCCCCAGCGTCGACGGCAAGCGCTCGATGCAGGTGTATCTCGCCCGCATGCGCGAGGCGCTGACCGACTTCGAGCGATCGTGGGGCGATACCCACCCCGACCAGTTCGCGCTCGTCCCCTTCCACACGCCGTTCCCGGGGATGGTCCGGAAGGCCGCCGTGCTGGGCTTCCGACACCTCATGCGCGGGACCGACATCGAAGACGCTCTCGAATCGGAGATCGGTCGCCAGCCCCGACGCGACGACTTCGCAGACGACGAGGCGTTCATGGACGCGCTCTCGGAGTACACCGACGCGCTCGGTGAGACCGACCGCTACGCCGAGTGGTACGACGACACGATCGAGTCCACGCTCGCTATCTCCCGGCACGTCGGCAACTGGTACACGGGGTCGGTCCATCTCGCCCGCGCGGCGGGCCTGCGCGAGGCCGCCCAGGCCGGCGTGGACCTCGCTGGCGAGCACCTGTTGGTCGCCTCCTACGGCAGCGGTGCCCAGGCCGAGATCCACGCCGAGACCGTCCAGGACGGATGGGAAGCGGAGATCGAACAGCTGAACGTCGAGGATCAACTCGACGATCGGTACGACATCTCGTGGTCCGAATACGAGACGATCCACGAGGTGCACGACTACGACGAGACGACCGACGTCGATCCGTTCACGACGCCGAGTAGGGAGTTCGTCTTCGACGGGTGGGGCCGGATGGGCGAGCGCAAGTACACCTACGTCGAATAG
- a CDS encoding DUF7504 family protein — translation MHDLPDQFPSDTLEPGTHLLGLSLPMQGLARLSDLFIAHGLEVGDDCILITTDRGAGDVLQTIQELAADPVLERFVIVDATGQEYEGESPCQIESVGSPGDLTGIGIGLTKAIDALEPDPGEFRVTVDSVSSLLVHAGFDRVYQFMHMVVNRIGSRGGTGISLLAADTDASEVSQFEGLIDGVIDVRSGDDGGEYRVRGATGTGDWYPIDDTKSTQPTSDRSAAKAPTDDIDVEVPRSFSAFIESVNSRGLTLTICNPDTAIDDQFTDYFDRHNVGVRSADLTTETPRGAAILHRDAEPIAMSSIENLRAAITLESTESLQDPALKRPAVLRHVHRNEFSVANGSRIELTRISRLIEGRALETGRGALHTGFQRLQRIDDDIGTQAFYEAIGATDVIVHVYGASADIPDGAADVVHTAEDGELLDSWFVVYDGGGDPDKMAALVCEEIAPGEYSGVWSYKPADVIAVFEYLETTYGEQPVTAD, via the coding sequence ATGCACGACCTCCCGGACCAGTTTCCATCGGACACGCTCGAACCGGGGACCCACCTTCTGGGACTGAGTCTCCCGATGCAGGGCCTCGCACGCCTCAGCGACCTCTTTATCGCTCACGGACTCGAAGTGGGAGACGACTGCATACTCATTACGACGGATCGAGGTGCGGGAGACGTTCTCCAGACTATCCAGGAACTCGCTGCCGACCCCGTCTTGGAGCGGTTCGTGATCGTCGACGCGACCGGACAGGAGTACGAGGGCGAATCTCCGTGTCAGATCGAGTCAGTCGGATCGCCGGGCGATCTGACCGGGATCGGTATCGGGCTCACGAAGGCCATCGACGCCCTCGAACCGGACCCCGGCGAGTTCCGCGTCACGGTCGATTCGGTCTCCTCGCTGCTCGTCCACGCCGGCTTCGATCGCGTCTACCAGTTCATGCATATGGTCGTCAATCGCATCGGGAGTCGGGGTGGGACCGGCATCTCGTTGCTCGCTGCAGACACCGACGCCAGCGAAGTGAGCCAGTTCGAAGGGCTCATCGACGGTGTGATCGACGTTCGAAGCGGCGACGACGGGGGAGAGTACCGGGTTCGTGGAGCCACCGGGACTGGCGATTGGTATCCGATCGACGACACGAAATCGACCCAGCCGACCAGTGATCGATCGGCAGCGAAAGCCCCGACAGACGATATCGACGTCGAAGTGCCGCGCTCGTTCTCGGCGTTCATCGAGAGCGTCAATTCCAGAGGGTTGACGCTGACGATCTGCAATCCAGACACGGCTATCGACGACCAGTTCACCGACTACTTCGACCGACACAACGTCGGCGTCAGAAGCGCCGACCTGACGACGGAGACGCCGAGAGGAGCCGCGATCCTCCACCGCGACGCCGAACCGATCGCCATGAGTTCGATCGAAAATCTGCGCGCCGCAATCACTCTCGAATCGACAGAATCGCTCCAGGATCCGGCGTTGAAGCGCCCTGCCGTGCTTCGACACGTCCACCGCAACGAGTTCTCGGTCGCGAACGGATCGCGCATCGAACTCACCCGAATCAGCCGCCTCATCGAGGGGCGAGCGCTCGAAACAGGGCGTGGTGCGCTCCATACTGGGTTTCAGCGGTTACAGCGCATCGACGACGACATCGGCACACAGGCGTTCTACGAGGCGATCGGCGCCACCGACGTGATTGTCCACGTCTACGGGGCCTCCGCAGACATTCCCGACGGAGCCGCCGACGTGGTTCATACGGCCGAAGACGGTGAACTGCTCGACTCGTGGTTCGTCGTCTACGATGGGGGTGGCGATCCAGACAAGATGGCCGCACTCGTCTGCGAAGAGATCGCTCCCGGAGAGTACTCGGGCGTCTGGAGTTACAAGCCGGCGGATGTGATCGCGGTCTTCGAGTATCTAGAGACCACGTACGGCGAGCAACCAGTCACCGCCGATTGA
- the metX gene encoding homoserine O-acetyltransferase MetX: MNVERETVSVGEFEFACGESIPDLEVAYEAYGEFTGDNAVLLCHALTGSAHVASHREADDATAGQARAWWDDIVGPGKAIDTNDFYVVCANVPGSCYGTTGPASENPETGAPYGPDFPPVSVADWTEAQRRLLDELGVPHLHAIVGGSVGGMNVLEWAKRHPDHVDRIVPIATAARLDTQSLALHGIKRRAVLADPAYRGGEYYDREDRPTEGLAVARQIGHVMYLSKASMDRKFGRRSAGRDAQRTFPADPTAQYFPYRDVESYLDYQAETFVGRFDPNSFIYLTRATENYDLSAGFESDEDALGAFDGEALVMSFTGDWHFPVEQGEALADALRAAGAETAHHVIESDHGHDAFLVEPENVGPPLADFLAEGPEGSAITDTVEQSRDYAPVHNSLFGT; encoded by the coding sequence ATGAACGTGGAGCGTGAGACGGTATCGGTCGGGGAGTTCGAGTTCGCCTGCGGGGAGTCGATTCCCGATCTGGAAGTGGCCTACGAGGCCTACGGCGAGTTTACGGGCGACAACGCCGTGTTACTCTGTCACGCGCTCACGGGCAGCGCCCACGTCGCGAGCCATCGCGAGGCCGACGACGCGACGGCGGGCCAGGCACGGGCCTGGTGGGACGACATCGTCGGACCGGGCAAGGCCATCGACACCAACGACTTCTATGTGGTCTGTGCGAACGTCCCGGGATCGTGTTACGGCACGACGGGGCCTGCAAGCGAGAATCCCGAGACGGGCGCACCCTATGGGCCCGATTTCCCGCCGGTGAGCGTCGCGGACTGGACGGAGGCCCAGCGCCGCCTGCTCGACGAACTCGGCGTGCCCCATCTGCATGCGATCGTCGGGGGAAGCGTCGGCGGGATGAACGTCCTCGAATGGGCGAAACGCCACCCAGATCACGTCGATCGGATCGTGCCCATCGCGACGGCCGCCCGACTCGACACCCAGTCGCTCGCACTCCACGGCATCAAACGCCGCGCGGTGCTCGCGGACCCGGCCTACCGCGGCGGCGAGTACTACGACCGCGAGGATCGGCCGACCGAGGGACTGGCGGTCGCCCGCCAGATCGGCCACGTCATGTACCTCTCGAAGGCGTCGATGGATCGGAAGTTCGGCCGCCGGTCGGCCGGCCGGGACGCCCAGCGAACCTTCCCCGCGGACCCGACCGCCCAGTACTTTCCGTATCGTGACGTCGAGTCGTATCTGGATTATCAGGCCGAGACGTTCGTCGGGCGGTTCGATCCGAACAGTTTCATCTACCTGACGCGTGCGACCGAGAACTACGACCTCTCGGCGGGCTTCGAGTCCGACGAGGACGCTCTCGGCGCGTTCGACGGCGAGGCGCTGGTGATGTCGTTTACCGGCGACTGGCACTTCCCGGTCGAACAGGGCGAAGCGCTCGCTGACGCGCTCCGTGCGGCCGGTGCCGAGACCGCTCACCACGTCATCGAGTCCGATCACGGTCACGACGCCTTTCTCGTCGAACCCGAGAACGTCGGGCCGCCGCTGGCCGATTTCCTCGCGGAGGGGCCCGAGGGGTCAGCGATCACCGATACCGTCGAGCAGTCGCGTGACTACGCGCCCGTCCACAACAGCCTGTTTGGAACGTAA
- a CDS encoding O-acetylhomoserine aminocarboxypropyltransferase/cysteine synthase family protein, which translates to MTDDTPRTFGTRCLHAGQSPDPETGAVAPPIYQTSSYAFEDADTAADLYALEGEGNVYSRFDNPTVRTLEQRLADLEGGVDAVATDSGMAALDVATTLLAESGDNVVSASSIYGGTHGYLSHTANRRGIEARYVDTLDPAAYADAIDDSTAYVHCETIANPSLVTPDLEAIADVAHDHGVPLVVDNTFATPALCNPIEHGADVVWESTTKWIHGSGSTVGGVLVDGGSFPWGDSPDRFPELGAPNPGFRGVNFSERFGERAFTVAARHRAIRSLGDGQTPFDAWATLQGVETLAVRMERHCENAQRVAEWLTDHDAVAWVSYPGLPDHETHATASEYLSGGYGGMIAFGLDGGYEAGKAVCEETEIAQFLANVGDAKSLIIHPASTTHANLDEAAQRESGVTPDLVRLSVGIEGVSDIIADLESAFEAVD; encoded by the coding sequence ATGACCGACGACACGCCACGGACCTTCGGCACGCGGTGTCTCCACGCGGGCCAGTCTCCGGATCCCGAGACAGGGGCGGTCGCACCGCCGATCTACCAGACCAGTTCGTACGCGTTCGAGGACGCGGACACCGCCGCGGACCTGTACGCTCTCGAAGGCGAGGGCAACGTGTATTCGCGGTTCGACAACCCGACCGTCCGCACCCTCGAACAGCGGCTTGCCGATCTGGAGGGCGGCGTCGACGCGGTCGCGACCGACTCGGGGATGGCCGCGCTCGACGTCGCGACGACGCTGCTCGCGGAGTCCGGCGACAATGTGGTCTCGGCGTCATCGATCTATGGCGGAACCCACGGCTATCTCTCGCATACCGCCAACCGCCGGGGTATCGAGGCCCGGTACGTCGACACGCTCGATCCGGCGGCGTACGCCGACGCCATCGACGACTCGACGGCGTACGTCCACTGCGAGACGATCGCGAACCCCTCGCTGGTGACTCCCGATCTCGAAGCGATCGCCGACGTCGCGCACGACCACGGCGTCCCGCTAGTCGTCGACAACACGTTCGCGACGCCGGCGCTCTGTAACCCCATCGAGCACGGCGCAGACGTCGTCTGGGAGTCGACGACGAAGTGGATCCACGGCTCTGGCTCGACCGTCGGTGGCGTCCTCGTCGACGGCGGATCGTTCCCCTGGGGCGACTCTCCCGACCGGTTTCCCGAACTCGGTGCGCCGAACCCGGGCTTTCGCGGCGTGAACTTCAGCGAGCGGTTCGGGGAGCGGGCCTTCACCGTCGCGGCCCGGCATCGCGCGATCCGGAGTCTCGGCGACGGCCAGACGCCGTTCGACGCGTGGGCCACTCTCCAGGGTGTCGAGACGCTCGCCGTCCGGATGGAACGCCACTGCGAGAACGCCCAGCGCGTCGCTGAGTGGCTGACCGATCACGACGCCGTCGCGTGGGTGTCCTATCCCGGCCTTCCTGATCACGAGACCCACGCGACCGCGAGCGAGTATCTCTCGGGTGGCTACGGCGGGATGATCGCGTTCGGCCTCGACGGGGGCTACGAGGCCGGAAAGGCGGTCTGCGAGGAGACCGAGATCGCGCAGTTCCTCGCGAACGTCGGCGACGCGAAATCGCTGATCATCCACCCCGCGAGTACGACCCACGCGAATCTCGACGAAGCGGCCCAGCGCGAGAGTGGCGTCACGCCCGATCTGGTCCGCCTCTCGGTCGGCATCGAAGGCGTCAGTGACATAATCGCGGACCTCGAATCGGCGTTCGAGGCGGTGGATTGA